The Acutalibacter muris genomic sequence AGTAGGTGTCCGTGAACACCCGGCTCTTGTAAACGAGGTCGTACCGTCCCTCCGGGGTCCACCACTCCACATCGTCCCCCTGGGCCTTGTGGCAGGCGGACAGCTTCATCAGGCACAGGTTCGGCCACCGATGGCTGTCTACATCAATAAGCCCGATCTTCAAAAGCCCACCTCCTCGTGGAATAGCAGGGAGCGCCCGCCCCGGAGGGCAGACGCTCCCGTCAACTGTCTCAGAACTTCATGGGCAGGGCGGTCTTTGCGCTGGAGCCGTTGTAGATGCGGTACACCTGGTAGAGATACCGCTTGTACCCCGGCAGGCTCGTCATGGCCCGGCCCTCCCGGAAGATCACCACCGGGTCCACCTGGCGCAGCCGTGTCACCAGCCGTTTGCGGCTGTACTCCCCGCGGTAGAGGTCCACGAACTCCACCACGCCCTGCACCGTCTCCGCCCGGAGGGAGTCCGGGTCTCCCTTCCAGGCGTCCACGATGGACTGCATCGCCTCCCGGTACACCCCGTCCCCGACCTTCTGGAACAGGCCGAAGGCGGTGCTGATGCAGGCCAGCCGCTTCGCCCCCCTGGTCTGCCTGTAGTCCACATAGAGGCCCACGGCCTCCGTTGCTTTCAGGAACGCCATCGCGTCCTCATCGCCGCCGTAGACCAGCGCCCGGAACTTCGCCCCGGCGGTCAGGCTGGCGGACGCGCCCGTCTGCTGGGCGAACAGCAGCGCCTCATCGCTCTCGGTCAGGCCGTAGAACACCTTGCAGCGGATGGGCAGGTCCCGCCCGCCGTTGAGCAGTTTCCGGGCGGCGATGGTGTGCTGGCCGTCAAAGACATAGTAGCGGCCGTTCCGGCTGCTGACCTTCGGCTCGTTGGCGATGCGCTCATCGAACTCGGCGGCGATCCTGCGGACCCGGTCCTCGTTCAGGGTGCGCTGGTAAGTAGTGCGGGGAATGATAAGCTCCTCGCTGCCCAGCATCACTTCCCGGCAAAAGAGATTTTTCGTGTTCATTCTGTGTATCCTCCCTCAATGTTCAGGATGTATTGTTTCAATTTCTGCATGGCTCGGATAAGGTCCGCCCTGTGGCTGCTGTCCGCTAAAAGCCCAGGATATTCCTGGAAGATGTGGTCGCAAAGTTCGATAAAGCGGTTAAATGATGATGGGATTATAACTCCTTCCAGGTATTTGTACCAAATTGGCCTGATAAAAACCAAAAAGTATAATCAAAGCCAGTGGAAGCCCCAGGTAATTAAAAGTATCTTAAACAACCCGGTTTACCTGGGCCACACGGTGCAGGGAAGAAAGAAATCGGGGTTATGCCAGGGACAGAAGCAGCAGCACACACAAAAGTCCGATTGGGTAATTGTAGAGAATACCCATGAACCGCTGATCGATGAAGATACCTTTCGGGCGGTACAAGCCATGTCGGAGCAGGCAAGCAAAAGCTATAATGCGAACCTTGGCAAGCATGACCATCTTGGCACGACCCCGAATATCTTGCGCGGCCTGATTTTTTGCGCTGACTGCGGCAGGCCGCTTGTCCGTTACAAGAGCGTTACAAATAAGGGCACAAATCGGTACTATGTATATATTTGCCCCTCCCACAGCGCTGACATCACCGCTTGCCCAAAGAAGTATATTCATGAAAATGAGCTGAAAAAGGCCCTATTGTCCGCTTTGTGCCATGAACTAGAGCTGTGCGCGGACACACAAAAGTTGATAAAGGAATACTCACGCTCTCCTGCGGCTGTCCGTCAGTACAACTCGCAGGAACGCAATCTAACCAGCGCAAAACAGGCGCTGGCTCGCGCCAAATCTCTGTACGGCAGTTTATATCAAAATTACGTTGACCGCCTGATGGATGAGGGGGAGTATGTGGACTTGAAACGCCAGTACCGGGCTGAGATAGAGCGGGCACAGGCTGCTATCACAGAGCTTGAACAACAGCAGTTTGAACAGGAACGGCGAACGGTCAATAACCCCTGGCTGAAAGCCTTTTCGGGCTTTCAGGAGGAAAAGGAACTGACGGACGAGCTGGCTCACGCGCTTATTGAGCGAGTGGAGGTCCACAGCGATAACCGCCTGGAAATCAAGCTGAAATACCGGGACGAATATGAGGAACTGGCACGGCTCTTGGGAGTCGCGGATAAGGCGGTGTCAACATGACTATCGCAAAATATCTGCGTATCTCCGACGAGGATAGGGACCTGAGAACGACCGGCAAGGATGAATCGGACATCACGGAGCTGGACCGCAGCAAGATCGAGGAACAGAAGAAGGCCGTCCGCGCCGGGTACGACATCGACATCATCCCCTCCGACCTCGCCACCTACGGCAGGGACGCCAAGGCGCTCCTGAAGGAATTGCAGAGCCAGAACGAGCGGATGTTCATGGTGACGTTCCTGGTGATGAACACCGGGCGCACCGAGCAGGAGCTGGAGACCAACGTGTTCCAGTCCCAGAGCATCGCCCAGAAGCACAACTGCGTCCTGCGGCGGCTGGACTTCCAGCAGGAGCAGGGCCTGATGTCCTCCCTGCCGCTGGCGCAGAACCTCATCGAGATACAGCGTGGCCTGGACAACCAGATAAGCAATATCGAAAGCACCCACCCCGGCTATGACGAGTACCGCTACGACCTGGCGGAGATCGGCCATAACCCCTATGAGCTGGCCTCTTACCTGACCGTCCTGTTCGAGGACTACACCAGGGCGGAGGTCCAAAGCACCCTGCAAAGCCTGTTCGCCCAGCAGTACACCCTCACCCTCACGCCGGAGGTGGAGGTTCGCTACCGCACAGAAACAAGGACGGACAGTGAGGGCAACGACTACGATGTGGAAGTGCCGTACAACTATCATATCCTCAATGTGAAGCTGACCAACAAGGGGCTGGGGGCCGTGATCCGGGCCTCCGGGCTGACAACAGAGCAGTCCGACCGCTATGATGTGCTGATGACCACCAGCGGCAACCGTTCGGAGCTGTTCGGGGAGGATGTGTACGGCGTGTCCGGGGGCGAGTACACGGACTATGACATCCCCGGCGAGGCGCTGACCGATGAGAAATTCCGCAGGATGATAACTGAGGCGGAGAAGTACCTGGGCTACCCCTATGTCTGGGGCGGCAGTTCCCCCAGCACAAGTTTTGACTGCTCCGGCTTCGTGTCGTGGGTCATCAACCACAGCGGCAACGGCTGGAACGTGGGGCGGCTGGGCGCCAGGGGGCTGAAAAATATCTGCGACATCATCCCGCCCGACCAGGCGAAGCCGGGAGACCTGATCTTCTTCCACCACACCTACGACGCCCCGGACCCCAGCGACGCCACCCATGTGGGCATCTATGTGGGCGATGGGATGATGATCCACTGCGGCAACCCCATCTCCTACGCCAGCACCGAGAGTAACTATTGGCAGAGCCATTTCCTGTGCTTCGGGCGCATCAGGTGACGCCGCTGGCAAGACCACAAGACCATGGGAGGTGAGGAACAAGATGGAGCAACAATTGGCTCAGTATGACAATGCACAGCAGGAAAAAGAGAATGCAGAGTCCCGGCTGGATGAGATTTTTACTATCCTGGCTGGAATGGAGAATCATCCGATGGTATATGATGACAGGTTGGTGAGGCAGGTGCTGGAATGTGTGGTGGTGGAGTCGAAGGAGAAGATTAAGGTGATTTTTGCGGGAGGTCTGGAAGTTGAGCAGACGATACCAGTTTGATGTGAGGGTTCAGATACGCATACAGATTTGGCGAAAATATCTTTTTGGTCGTGCGTTCACACAGACTTGGCCTGGAATTCTTTGGAATTCCGGGCTTTTTTCGTGTTTTGGGGTGGTGGAATGCGGTCTATGGTGCTGTTCTCTATGGCGTGTATTTTGCGCTTTTTTCGTATCCGGTGCCATCCGTTTCTAACCTTTCCGTCTGGCAAATCATCAAAAATCTTGGGCGCTCTCCTGTACTGCCTTGCTCTCGTTAAAAATTGAACCCGTCTGTGATCCCCTGTAGGCGGGTTGTGTCTTTCTTGACATAGTACATTTCCGTGATTTGTGAGGTGCTGTGGCCCAGGAGGTCAGCTACTTGGCGGGGTGAGAGAGCCATCAGCGTTCCGTCCGGCTGGCGGATGCCGTTGACCAGCGAAGACCCGAAGGTGTGTCTGAAACTGTGGAGGCCCTTCTGCTCTATCCCAGCGGCTTTGAGAATCCGATAGTACCGTTTGCAGAAGTTCACCGGGCGGGTATAGTCGCCCTTCTCGTCGCTCACGAGGGGCGTTGTGGGGCCGAAATCGCGCTCCTGGCGTAACTTCCTTACCGCCTGCTCCGCGGCCTCATTCAGCGGCACACGGCGTTTGCTGGTGGCGGTCTTGGTTTTGCCCACCTTCACTTCCCGACCCGGGACGTAGTCTGTTCCCTCCCGCCTACACACCTCTTTCACGTTTTGACGTACTTCCAAGTACCTGCCCTCCAGATTGATGTCGCTGTTGAGGAGGCCAAGCAGCTCCCCGGTGCGCAGGCCTGTGTTTAGCATGAGGATGTACGCTGCGGGCTGCTGGTACTTGGGTTTGCCGTTGGAGTAGGTGCTGAACGCCTCAGACTTGAATTTCTCAATTTCTTCTGGCGTGAAAACTGTGACGGTTTCCTGCGTGGGCAAGTCCTCTTTGTTTTGCGCCGCCATAAAGTTTGACTTCTTTATCGTTGGGACACTGTTCATGGGATTCTTCGCTAGGATTTCCTGCTGGGTTAGGCAACGGAAATACTCGTTGAGGACGATATACACCTTCTTGACTGTGGTGTAGGCATAGCCCTCACCCATCCAGTGGTTTAGCAATTCCTTGAGGTCTGCGGCGGTAATGTCACCTACTACTTTTTCACCGAGCAGAGGAAAAATTTGGTGCTCCACTGTACATTCACAGCGGTCGTAGGTGGTGCGCTCAACCGAGGGAAACTTGAATACTTGGAGCCAGTGGGTCATGCTCTCTTTCAAAGTTTTGCGGGATTCATCTGACTCCTGCAAAGCATCGTTAAAGACCGCAACGTAATCGGTCATTTTCTTGGTAACTTCTGCCTTGGTGGTGCCGGAGAATGATTTACGCTTACGTTCCCCTCTCTCGTCCATGTACCAGACTGTGCCGTCCCAGCGGTCATCGGTTCTCTTAAAGGCTTTTCCGTTTGTCAACAACTTTTTCTGAGCCATATCTGTCAGCCTCCCTTCGTCAACAACACAACATACCACAGCTTACCACGAAAGTCCACTGACATTTTTCTTACTTTTTGCGTTGTGATTTCAGAATTTCTAAAGGCCGTATTCTTTGTTATGCGGCGCAAATTTTGAGCGCACTATGATGTCCCTCTATCTCCCCTTCAGGGGCAGGGGGAGAGCCGGGTTTCCCGGCTCCTGCGTCCGGCGTATAGCCGGATGCTATGCTTGCCCTGCCCTGCTTAAAAGCAGGCTTTTCTTTGCATATTCTTGCTCAAAGCTGCTTCTCATCCACCGACCCCTGATTTCTGAATGTTCTTATCTCTGATTTTGCCCTAACGGTCGGCTCTGCCGTCCGATGTCACCCGCGCGGTAGACCCCGCGCTTTAACCTGCTTGAAAATCGACACTCTGGAATCTATGCGAATTGTGCAATACGTCAGTGCCTTTACGGTGTATAATCCCTTAAAGCCAGTCTCAAAATCCAGGTCAGATACGCCGCAACATTCCCCTGAATATTCCCGCCCTTATAAATCGTCACAAATGCCCCACAAAGGCGTTTATCTCGCTCTGTCCTGGGTGTTCTTTACTCCTGTCACAAAACCGCCAACACCGCCCTCACATAGCTCAATTGCCGTGTATGTGTACTTCCTGCATTTTCCTTTCTCGTAATCTTAAGAATCTTTAAGACAGGTTTAGAATTTTTAAAGCCCACCATTTCAGCTTTTCAGTTATAATGGTAAAGACATGGCGGGTGCAAATATCCCGCGATACTATTATTCTAGGAGGTCTTTTGAATGAACACGAAAATCCAGGAACGTATTCAGCAGGAGGGTTTGGCTTCTTCTAAAGAAGTCCGGCAGGCGAAGGAAGCGAACCAAGTTGGTAACACCGTGAAGGCAGAGGAAAAAAGCCAATCCCATCAGTCCCGTGTCATCCGTATTGACCAGTACATTCCCTCTAAAGGGGGACAAACCGAATCCTTTGGACATTATCAGCCGGTAAAGGATGAAAACGGCAATAAAACGATTCAATTCCGCGCCCCCACGGATGCATCCGATTCTGTTCCCGCCACCTTTGGCACACCCAAAGGCGCTGAACCTCAAAAAGAGGCAGGGGGAACGCCTAAGAGCCAAACAGATAGTTTCAGCCTTTCGTCAGGTAAGCTGAAGCTGATGGGGCTGAAAAATAAGCAAAAAAAGTTGGAGCAGCAAATTCGGCAGGCTCCTGACCCGGACAGTAAGCAGGAGCTGAAGAAAAAGCTGGACCTGGTGAAACGAGACATGAAAGCCGCTAAGCAATGATTTTTCTTGACGCTGCCAATGGGCATATAGTATAATTACATATAACATGGTGTGGTGCAACCTGGAAATGGACCATCTTAAGATTTGTTAAGAAGTGAAGGCATAATCTTTTAAGAACTTCCTGATAGAATCATAATTGCCGAGGGAGAAAACCCCAGAGGCTAAAATTGAAAGGAAGTGTTTATTATGACAAACAGTAACAAAAAAGCAAGATGGCAGAAGGTTGGCACTTTGGCCTTGGCAGGACTTATGACGATGGCGATGCTTACCGGCTGCGGTGGAAAAAAGAAAGCAAGCGTTCAGAACAGCAAGCCCAAACAGACCCAGAGCCAAATCCAGGGCGGCAAGAACAACAAGAAACAGACCGCCACAAAGAAGAAGGACACCAAAAAGGACACCCCAAGCTCCTCACAGGTGTCCAGCGATAGGGGGGACGATAATTCCTCTGTTTCGTCCGGCTTGAGCGACAAGAAAGGCAAGGATAATTCGTCCGTTTCTTCCAACCTGACCGGTAAGGACAAGAAGGGCAATTCCTCCTCCATCAACAAAGACAACGCCTCCACTAGTAAGCAGGACAAAAAGGGCAATTCCAGTACCATCGGCAAGAAAGATACCGGCAATTCCACGGATAGCAAAGCTGACAAGTAGGGCGGCTCTAAATCTGATAAAAAGGATACAAAGGGCAGCTCTTCCAGCAAGGCCGGCGCGGGTAAAAAGGCCGGCGCCGTAAAAGGCTGACATATAATTTGGCGGTTGTAGGGTTCCGCCTCAGACACAAATTGCGTACAAGGTTTCGTCCTTTTATATAAAACACATGCAGAAAGCTCTCCGGAATATACTGAGAGCTTTTTGTATGTGAGCCATGTGGAAAGTGAGGGAAGAGGTATGGAAACACAGTCAATTTTGGTGGTAGAGGACGAAACGGATATCCGGGAAGGCATCCGTATTTTATTGGCTGGTGAAAATTATACAATTATTGAGGCTGAAAATGGGGAACAGGCCCTACAGCGCATGAACGATACCATTGACCTGGTCATCCTGGATGTAATGATGCCTGGCATGTCCGGGCTGCGGGTATGTGAGGAGCTTCGGAAAAGCTATACTGTCCCTGTGCTGTTTCTTACTGCAAAGGCCCAGGAATCGGACAAGCTTATTGGCCTTACTGCCGGGGGCGACGATTATCTGACCAAGCCTTTTTCCTACGCCGAGCTCATTGCCCGGGTCAAGGCCCTGCTGCGCCGGTACTGCGTCTATCAGGGAAAGAACCAGCCTGGGACCACCTATGAGGGCAACACCCTCTCCTGTGGAGGAGTGGAAATCGCTTTAGACCACAACCAAGCCTGGGTAGACGAAAAGGAGATAGAACTGACAGAGATAGAATATAACATTCTGCGTATCCTTATGCAGCATCCGCAGCAGATTTTTTCTGCCCAGATGATTTATGAAACCGTCTGGAATGAGCCGTATTTTC encodes the following:
- a CDS encoding DUF6551 family protein, giving the protein MNTKNLFCREVMLGSEELIIPRTTYQRTLNEDRVRRIAAEFDERIANEPKVSSRNGRYYVFDGQHTIAARKLLNGGRDLPIRCKVFYGLTESDEALLFAQQTGASASLTAGAKFRALVYGGDEDAMAFLKATEAVGLYVDYRQTRGAKRLACISTAFGLFQKVGDGVYREAMQSIVDAWKGDPDSLRAETVQGVVEFVDLYRGEYSRKRLVTRLRQVDPVVIFREGRAMTSLPGYKRYLYQVYRIYNGSSAKTALPMKF
- a CDS encoding tyrosine-type recombinase/integrase, which gives rise to MAQKKLLTNGKAFKRTDDRWDGTVWYMDERGERKRKSFSGTTKAEVTKKMTDYVAVFNDALQESDESRKTLKESMTHWLQVFKFPSVERTTYDRCECTVEHQIFPLLGEKVVGDITAADLKELLNHWMGEGYAYTTVKKVYIVLNEYFRCLTQQEILAKNPMNSVPTIKKSNFMAAQNKEDLPTQETVTVFTPEEIEKFKSEAFSTYSNGKPKYQQPAAYILMLNTGLRTGELLGLLNSDINLEGRYLEVRQNVKEVCRREGTDYVPGREVKVGKTKTATSKRRVPLNEAAEQAVRKLRQERDFGPTTPLVSDEKGDYTRPVNFCKRYYRILKAAGIEQKGLHSFRHTFGSSLVNGIRQPDGTLMALSPRQVADLLGHSTSQITEMYYVKKDTTRLQGITDGFNF
- a CDS encoding response regulator transcription factor, with the protein product METQSILVVEDETDIREGIRILLAGENYTIIEAENGEQALQRMNDTIDLVILDVMMPGMSGLRVCEELRKSYTVPVLFLTAKAQESDKLIGLTAGGDDYLTKPFSYAELIARVKALLRRYCVYQGKNQPGTTYEGNTLSCGGVEIALDHNQAWVDEKEIELTEIEYNILRILMQHPQQIFSAQMIYETVWNEPYFHISNGTVMVHIRKLRVKIEADPQNPTRIKTVWGKGYRFGWETHNEMVH
- a CDS encoding recombinase family protein, which produces MYQIGLIKTKKYNQSQWKPQVIKSILNNPVYLGHTVQGRKKSGLCQGQKQQHTQKSDWVIVENTHEPLIDEDTFRAVQAMSEQASKSYNANLGKHDHLGTTPNILRGLIFCADCGRPLVRYKSVTNKGTNRYYVYICPSHSADITACPKKYIHENELKKALLSALCHELELCADTQKLIKEYSRSPAAVRQYNSQERNLTSAKQALARAKSLYGSLYQNYVDRLMDEGEYVDLKRQYRAEIERAQAAITELEQQQFEQERRTVNNPWLKAFSGFQEEKELTDELAHALIERVEVHSDNRLEIKLKYRDEYEELARLLGVADKAVST